In one window of Anaerotignum faecicola DNA:
- a CDS encoding DUF1847 domain-containing protein, whose amino-acid sequence MQESEFSCIKCGKLTCDTQNFPYPKECVTEKLGKDAVDDVIKTYLEDEENTKILKAAAEIEGNYYCKATRVEETVMFLKKIGAKKVGIASCVGMIKEAKTFSKILEVNKIETVGVVCKVGNRDKTVLNIKEEDKVHPGNYEPFCNPIMQAEFLNNENVDFVVLMGLCVGHDTLFFKYCKVPVTVLFTKDRVTGNCAAQPLYLTEGYYKKLMKPYEL is encoded by the coding sequence ATGCAGGAAAGTGAGTTCAGTTGTATTAAATGCGGAAAACTTACATGTGATACGCAAAATTTTCCGTATCCAAAGGAATGTGTGACGGAAAAGCTGGGTAAAGATGCTGTTGACGATGTTATTAAGACTTATTTGGAAGATGAAGAAAACACAAAGATTTTGAAAGCAGCCGCTGAAATTGAAGGAAATTATTACTGCAAGGCAACTCGTGTTGAAGAAACGGTTATGTTTTTGAAAAAAATCGGGGCTAAAAAAGTAGGAATCGCTTCGTGCGTCGGAATGATCAAAGAGGCAAAGACATTTTCAAAAATATTAGAGGTTAACAAAATTGAAACCGTAGGCGTTGTTTGTAAAGTGGGAAACCGCGATAAAACTGTGCTTAATATAAAAGAAGAAGATAAAGTGCACCCAGGCAATTATGAGCCGTTTTGTAATCCTATAATGCAAGCTGAATTTTTGAACAATGAAAATGTTGATTTTGTGGTTCTTATGGGATTATGCGTAGGGCACGACACGTTATTTTTCAAATATTGTAAAGTACCTGTAACGGTCCTGTTTACAAAAGACAGGGTAACCGGAAACTGTGCCGCACAACCGTTATATTTAACAGAAGGATATTACAAAAAGCTTATGAAACCGTATGAACTGTAA
- the ybaK gene encoding Cys-tRNA(Pro) deacylase yields the protein MNKTNVMRMLDSAKILYTSAQYEYDENDLSGVHAAEVLGLQPEMVFKTLVAKGDRTGVTVFVIPVSEELDLKKAASVSKNKKIEMLHVKELLGVTGYIRGGCSPIGMKKKFNTFIDETCMLFDNISISAGARGCQVLIAPNDLIRYIGAELRDLTV from the coding sequence TTGAATAAAACAAATGTAATGAGAATGCTTGATTCGGCAAAAATTTTATATACGAGCGCGCAGTATGAATATGATGAGAATGATTTATCGGGCGTTCATGCCGCGGAAGTTTTAGGCCTTCAGCCTGAAATGGTATTTAAAACCCTTGTTGCAAAGGGTGACAGAACAGGAGTAACGGTTTTTGTTATACCTGTTTCTGAGGAGCTTGATCTGAAAAAAGCGGCATCTGTTTCCAAAAATAAAAAGATAGAGATGCTGCATGTAAAAGAGCTTTTGGGGGTAACCGGATATATAAGAGGAGGATGTTCCCCAATAGGCATGAAGAAAAAATTTAACACATTTATAGACGAAACATGTATGTTATTTGACAATATAAGTATAAGCGCAGGTGCGAGAGGATGCCAGGTTTTAATCGCTCCCAATGATTTAATTAGATATATAGGAGCGGAATTGAGAGATTTAACTGTTTAG
- the galT gene encoding galactose-1-phosphate uridylyltransferase, whose translation MSQFRKNMITGEWVIFAANRRKKPYHFRKKELSLDNSNVSHCQFCPGHEEETPDAVYQDGTNGNWNIRVFKNLYPAVDTECYEEKIEEFYTSNVGIGIHEVLVDTPNHFDTPENFSSVRILKILNVIILRLKEIRKKDFIKYIQVFKNNGPEAGASIAHSHWQIIGIPLVPPKQENTVLNFKKYLEENQRCMLCSMAEYELKNGERIIAENKSFTAFVPYAAKFSFEIMVIPKRHVSSLTNFTKCEIKDMSEILVLIFDKVNTLKNGISYNICFQEKPEGCSESCFHWYMQIFPRLGAPAGFEFATGCYINPLLPEDAAKIYRKGEKWNK comes from the coding sequence TTGTCACAATTCAGAAAAAATATGATAACGGGCGAATGGGTTATATTTGCTGCAAATAGACGTAAAAAACCGTATCACTTCAGGAAAAAGGAATTGTCTTTGGATAATTCAAATGTAAGTCATTGTCAATTCTGCCCGGGACACGAAGAAGAAACGCCAGACGCCGTATATCAAGATGGAACAAACGGAAATTGGAATATAAGGGTTTTTAAAAATCTTTATCCGGCTGTTGATACGGAATGTTATGAAGAAAAAATCGAAGAATTTTATACATCGAATGTCGGCATAGGTATACATGAAGTGCTTGTGGATACGCCTAATCATTTTGATACGCCTGAAAATTTCAGCTCCGTTAGGATATTAAAAATCTTAAATGTAATAATACTGCGTTTAAAAGAAATAAGGAAAAAGGATTTTATCAAATATATACAAGTATTTAAAAATAACGGGCCTGAAGCAGGGGCCTCGATTGCCCACTCGCATTGGCAGATAATCGGGATACCTTTGGTGCCTCCTAAACAGGAAAATACTGTTTTGAATTTTAAAAAATACCTGGAAGAAAATCAAAGATGCATGCTTTGCAGTATGGCAGAATATGAATTAAAAAACGGTGAGCGCATAATAGCGGAAAATAAAAGCTTTACTGCGTTTGTGCCTTATGCCGCTAAGTTCAGCTTTGAGATTATGGTGATTCCTAAAAGGCACGTATCTTCTTTGACAAATTTTACTAAATGTGAAATTAAAGATATGTCTGAAATACTTGTGCTTATTTTCGACAAAGTGAATACGTTAAAAAACGGTATCAGTTATAATATATGTTTTCAAGAAAAGCCGGAGGGATGCAGTGAAAGCTGTTTTCATTGGTATATGCAGATTTTTCCGCGCCTTGGAGCCCCTGCCGGGTTTGAATTTGCCACAGGATGTTATATAAATCCTCTTCTTCCGGAAGACGCCGCCAAAATATACCGCAAAGGTGAAAAATGGAATAAATAA
- a CDS encoding N-glycosylase, with product MKYTQENGNIILKDYDSFIISQTLECGQCFNFNKLGEEDYIVTAHKKALHIYQSGDAIVFEDTSINEFETIWLNYFDLNRDYNEIKKLLADEDEILKGAVEYAPGIRIINQEFFQCLISFIISQNNRIPMIKKVVYNISKKYGEYIRTVNGEDYYSFPEPKRLFGLDGEEYKDCKAGFRGKYIADAVTKYVTDELEIESFKSLSTEELRKRLISINGVGPKVADCVMLFSLKRSDAFPTDVWVKRIMSYFYFGGQDTPIKKIHEFADEKFGDYSGFAQQYLFNYARQFKIGTDK from the coding sequence ATGAAATATACACAAGAAAACGGAAACATAATTCTTAAAGATTACGACAGTTTTATAATTTCCCAAACGCTGGAATGTGGACAGTGTTTTAACTTTAATAAGTTGGGGGAAGAAGATTATATAGTCACCGCTCATAAAAAGGCTCTGCACATTTATCAAAGCGGAGATGCCATTGTATTTGAAGATACGTCAATAAATGAATTTGAAACTATATGGCTTAACTATTTTGATTTAAATAGGGATTACAATGAGATAAAAAAGCTTTTGGCCGATGAAGATGAAATATTAAAAGGGGCAGTTGAATATGCCCCCGGCATAAGGATTATAAATCAAGAATTTTTTCAATGTCTTATATCCTTTATTATTTCACAAAATAACAGGATACCTATGATTAAAAAAGTTGTATACAATATCAGCAAAAAATACGGGGAATACATAAGAACTGTAAACGGAGAAGATTATTATTCTTTCCCTGAGCCTAAAAGGCTTTTTGGTTTGGACGGTGAGGAATATAAGGACTGTAAAGCTGGTTTTAGGGGAAAATATATTGCTGATGCCGTGACCAAGTATGTTACAGATGAATTGGAAATTGAAAGCTTTAAAAGCCTTTCAACGGAAGAATTACGGAAAAGGCTTATTTCGATTAACGGAGTCGGGCCTAAAGTTGCCGATTGTGTTATGCTTTTTTCTTTAAAAAGGAGCGACGCTTTCCCAACGGATGTCTGGGTAAAAAGGATAATGAGTTATTTTTATTTTGGCGGCCAGGACACCCCGATTAAAAAAATACATGAATTTGCAGATGAAAAATTTGGCGATTATTCAGGTTTTGCACAGCAGTATCTTTTTAATTATGCTCGTCAATTTAAAATCGGTACGGATAAATAG
- a CDS encoding stalk domain-containing protein, with translation MSKIFKIVLAVLLSLMFAVSAVAEDKISVLLNGKPLEFEVDPKIISGTTMISVRSIFEAMGFQLFWDQNQETVTGILGKNVINLKIGDNTAYKNNSPHELKTPPVIQDGYTLAPLRFIAESADAVVNWNDTNKTVEIFTSDLNLSENSGDKLKNSVVMIDTDKHQGSGVIISSDGYIVTNFHIIEDSSTALFKFNDETYYMGKTTVRAYDKANDLAVLKIDKTGLEPALLGDSDSILIGDEVTAVGSPKGEFNVVSRGIVTALNKYTIGATAAIEKGSSGGALFNKNGELIGITSLYDTAGNNMSIPINKVKQMDFSQNIPLIELSSIEHTISCPDNFSYYIDGTKAVFSWPRVYGADYYKIYSSYTENGEFRPVANPVTNSYNWNWSFPYCMKIDLRDFNKIYFKISSVSNGIESPLSRAYKVEIQ, from the coding sequence ATGAGTAAAATATTTAAAATAGTATTGGCTGTGCTTTTATCACTGATGTTTGCAGTTTCGGCAGTAGCTGAAGATAAAATATCTGTACTGTTAAACGGCAAGCCTTTAGAATTTGAAGTCGACCCTAAAATAATAAGCGGCACAACTATGATTTCCGTCAGATCTATTTTTGAAGCGATGGGTTTCCAGTTATTCTGGGATCAAAATCAAGAAACTGTTACAGGAATACTTGGAAAAAATGTAATAAATTTAAAAATAGGTGACAATACGGCTTATAAAAATAACTCTCCGCATGAACTCAAAACGCCTCCTGTTATACAAGACGGCTATACTCTTGCGCCGTTAAGGTTTATAGCCGAAAGCGCAGATGCCGTTGTTAATTGGAATGATACCAATAAAACTGTAGAAATATTTACATCCGATTTAAATTTATCAGAAAATAGCGGCGATAAACTAAAAAATTCCGTTGTTATGATTGATACTGACAAACATCAGGGCAGCGGAGTAATTATTTCATCCGACGGGTATATCGTTACAAACTTCCACATAATAGAAGATTCCAGCACAGCGCTGTTTAAATTTAACGATGAAACATATTATATGGGAAAAACAACTGTGCGAGCTTATGATAAAGCCAATGATCTAGCCGTATTGAAGATTGATAAAACAGGTTTGGAACCGGCCTTATTAGGAGATTCCGATTCGATATTAATCGGAGACGAAGTTACGGCTGTCGGCTCTCCAAAAGGTGAGTTTAACGTTGTTTCAAGAGGAATAGTTACGGCTTTAAACAAATACACTATAGGAGCTACAGCCGCAATTGAAAAAGGCAGCAGCGGCGGCGCCCTTTTCAACAAAAATGGCGAATTAATTGGGATAACCTCTTTATATGATACAGCCGGAAACAATATGTCAATTCCAATTAATAAAGTTAAACAAATGGATTTTTCACAAAATATACCGCTTATTGAATTATCGTCTATAGAACATACTATTTCATGCCCTGATAATTTTTCATATTATATAGACGGTACAAAAGCGGTATTTAGCTGGCCAAGGGTATACGGTGCAGACTATTATAAAATATACAGTTCATATACGGAAAACGGTGAATTTCGCCCCGTTGCCAATCCGGTAACCAATTCCTATAATTGGAACTGGAGTTTCCCTTACTGTATGAAAATTGATTTAAGAGATTTTAATAAAATCTACTTTAAAATATCCTCTGTTAGTAACGGAATTGAATCGCCGCTGAGCAGGGCGTATAAAGTTGAAATTCAATAA
- a CDS encoding lytic transglycosylase domain-containing protein produces the protein MFYCFNFKNFFKKLVMTIIVIGALAAIVRYIILPSIFIRKYGELVEKYSAEYDLDENLVYAVIFVESNFDESAVSVKDAKGLMQITDRTGTWGAEEIGIEGFSPEMLFEPEINIHIGCWYLNVLSKQYDFEIETALAAYNAGSGNVSGWLEDGEYSSDLRTLHTIPFEETQKYVMKVTAIKKVYDYIY, from the coding sequence ATGTTTTATTGCTTTAATTTTAAAAATTTTTTTAAAAAGCTTGTGATGACAATAATAGTTATCGGAGCTTTGGCCGCTATAGTAAGATACATAATACTGCCTTCGATATTTATCAGAAAATACGGCGAACTGGTAGAAAAATATTCGGCCGAATACGATTTGGACGAAAACCTTGTTTACGCGGTAATATTTGTTGAAAGCAATTTTGACGAATCTGCCGTTTCAGTTAAAGACGCAAAAGGCCTTATGCAGATTACGGACAGAACCGGAACATGGGGGGCGGAAGAAATAGGGATAGAAGGATTTTCTCCCGAAATGCTGTTTGAACCTGAGATAAATATACATATTGGGTGTTGGTATCTGAATGTACTATCAAAGCAGTATGATTTTGAAATTGAAACTGCCCTTGCAGCATATAATGCGGGAAGCGGCAATGTAAGCGGATGGCTTGAGGACGGCGAATATTCGTCGGATTTAAGGACGCTGCATACAATACCGTTTGAAGAAACTCAAAAATATGTTATGAAAGTGACGGCAATTAAAAAAGTTTATGATTATATATATTAA
- a CDS encoding peptide ABC transporter substrate-binding protein produces MKKFIILFIIAVLMLTACGNKDEDSVALVASQIGEADKMSKKDNKELSLSMRTASTLNPLLNEEETVDSILKIMFEPLIGIDSTYKPSPSIAESWYYTEEGTLLTIKLKDGLKWHDGSSITADDVIYSLGVIKSSSENSVYKACAENVASFGKADDLTVNVKFNNAYVGNVYSMSFPVIPSSYYSSGGEVDFAPMGSGPYKFESYTAAKELRLTAADNSFTQKPAIENIIVSITTDSDTDIYTFSQRITDTVIADETMLGKFDFDDGSKKYSYIDNYYDFLGFNFGKEVFNDKNVRKAIACTVPVESIIEAVYLSNAAAAPTPLNPDSFLNSNEVEPYQYDLTQARKLLDDAGYLLKEGSGIREKQLENGMQTLSFSLLVNKENEERCQAAVKIAEELNSIGFSINVEKVDYETYLSRLEAMDFDMFLGGFELSIVPDFGFMFESGGSLNYTGYSNEKTDELINVYRNSITENEMKENMKNLQMQVGEELPCIGITFRKAALFTDERITGDIVPIQFNAYNGIEKWVIN; encoded by the coding sequence ATGAAAAAATTTATTATTTTGTTTATTATAGCCGTACTTATGTTGACGGCATGCGGCAATAAGGATGAGGACAGCGTAGCTTTAGTGGCGTCCCAAATCGGAGAAGCTGACAAAATGAGCAAAAAAGACAATAAAGAACTTTCGTTAAGCATGCGTACTGCGTCAACTCTTAATCCGCTTTTAAACGAAGAGGAAACAGTGGATTCAATATTAAAGATTATGTTTGAACCTCTGATAGGTATCGACAGCACATACAAGCCGTCGCCATCTATAGCTGAAAGCTGGTATTACACAGAAGAAGGAACGCTTTTGACAATCAAACTTAAAGACGGGCTTAAATGGCACGACGGAAGCAGTATAACGGCCGACGACGTAATATATTCGCTCGGCGTTATAAAATCATCGTCTGAAAATTCAGTATATAAAGCCTGTGCCGAAAATGTGGCAAGTTTCGGCAAAGCCGACGATCTGACAGTTAATGTTAAATTTAATAATGCCTATGTGGGCAATGTTTATTCTATGAGTTTTCCGGTTATACCTTCATCATATTATAGCAGCGGCGGCGAGGTAGATTTTGCTCCGATGGGAAGCGGGCCGTATAAATTTGAAAGCTATACGGCCGCTAAGGAATTAAGGCTTACTGCGGCTGACAACAGTTTTACTCAAAAACCTGCTATAGAAAATATAATAGTTTCTATTACAACAGATTCTGATACGGATATTTATACATTCAGCCAGCGTATTACAGATACTGTAATAGCCGACGAAACAATGCTTGGAAAGTTTGATTTTGACGACGGAAGCAAAAAATACAGCTATATTGATAACTATTATGATTTTTTAGGATTTAATTTTGGAAAAGAAGTATTTAATGACAAAAATGTACGAAAGGCCATTGCATGCACTGTTCCTGTGGAAAGCATAATTGAGGCCGTATACCTTTCAAATGCGGCGGCGGCCCCAACGCCTCTGAATCCTGACAGTTTTCTGAATTCAAACGAAGTAGAACCATATCAATATGACTTAACACAGGCAAGGAAACTGCTTGACGATGCAGGATACTTACTGAAAGAAGGAAGCGGCATAAGGGAAAAACAGCTGGAAAACGGTATGCAGACTCTTTCATTTTCACTTCTTGTCAATAAGGAAAATGAAGAGCGGTGTCAGGCGGCTGTAAAAATAGCGGAAGAATTAAACAGTATAGGTTTTAGCATAAATGTTGAAAAGGTTGATTATGAAACATATCTTTCAAGGCTTGAAGCAATGGATTTCGATATGTTTCTGGGCGGGTTTGAGCTTTCAATAGTGCCTGATTTCGGATTTATGTTTGAAAGCGGAGGAAGCTTAAATTACACAGGCTACAGTAATGAGAAAACAGATGAATTGATTAATGTATACAGAAATTCCATTACAGAAAATGAAATGAAGGAAAACATGAAAAACCTCCAAATGCAAGTTGGCGAAGAACTCCCCTGCATAGGAATAACTTTCAGGAAAGCGGCGCTTTTTACTGATGAAAGAATAACAGGGGATATAGTCCCGATTCAATTTAATGCTTATAACGGTATTGAAAAATGGGTGATTAACTAG
- a CDS encoding KamA family radical SAM protein codes for MLVDWENELLNNITKADELKNLLKMSEEETERLSKTLEMYPMSISRYYLSLINFNDENDPIRKMCIPDIAENVSGGMKDTSGEALNTKLQGIQQKYPQTALILSTSQCAMYCRHCFRKRLVGVENNEVVNNRKTVYDFVSEHKEISNVLISGGDAFLNSNEVIEDYLKNLTEIPHLDLIRFGTRTPVVFPTRIYGDNGLLDILKKYTLKKRIIVVTQFCHPNEITSESEKAVKALNNIGVTVRNQAVLLKGINDNSMVIADLMRGLTAIGVDPYYIFQCRPVEGVKNNFQVPLLKGYEIVENAKKQLNGVSKSFRFVMSHETGKMEVLGSARQNYLVFKYHEAKNPDDYGKLFEYRIDAGQCWL; via the coding sequence ATGCTTGTGGATTGGGAAAACGAACTGTTAAATAACATAACCAAAGCCGATGAGTTAAAGAATTTACTTAAAATGTCAGAAGAAGAAACAGAACGTCTGTCAAAAACACTTGAAATGTATCCAATGTCAATAAGCAGATATTATTTATCCCTTATAAATTTTAATGATGAGAATGATCCAATAAGAAAAATGTGTATACCGGATATAGCGGAAAATGTTTCCGGCGGGATGAAAGATACAAGCGGAGAAGCCTTGAATACTAAATTACAGGGTATTCAGCAAAAATATCCGCAAACTGCCCTGATACTTTCAACCTCACAATGTGCCATGTATTGCAGGCATTGTTTTAGAAAACGCCTTGTCGGAGTTGAAAATAATGAAGTTGTGAATAACAGAAAGACCGTTTATGATTTCGTTTCCGAGCATAAAGAAATATCAAACGTACTTATTTCCGGCGGCGATGCCTTTTTAAATTCAAATGAAGTGATTGAAGATTATCTTAAAAACCTTACAGAAATACCGCATCTCGATTTAATACGGTTTGGCACCCGGACTCCTGTTGTATTCCCCACTAGAATTTACGGCGATAATGGATTATTGGATATACTAAAAAAATATACTTTAAAGAAACGTATTATTGTTGTAACGCAATTTTGTCATCCAAATGAAATTACAAGCGAATCTGAAAAAGCTGTTAAAGCTTTAAATAATATTGGCGTTACGGTTCGGAACCAGGCTGTGCTTCTTAAAGGGATTAATGATAACAGTATGGTAATAGCGGATTTGATGAGGGGACTAACTGCCATAGGCGTAGATCCATATTATATATTCCAATGCAGGCCGGTAGAAGGGGTGAAAAATAATTTTCAAGTTCCGTTGTTAAAAGGATATGAAATAGTCGAAAACGCAAAGAAACAGCTTAACGGAGTTTCAAAAAGCTTTAGATTTGTTATGAGTCATGAAACAGGAAAAATGGAAGTATTGGGAAGCGCAAGGCAAAATTATTTGGTATTTAAATACCATGAAGCAAAGAACCCTGATGATTATGGCAAGCTTTTTGAATATAGAATTGATGCAGGACAATGCTGGCTGTAG
- a CDS encoding N-acetyltransferase — MEIIRILKSDFEPIYNIMEEAFPENERRSKEGQLALFEDELYKIYADKEKTVFIAFWELSEYVFIEHFASLKSQRGTGIGGTFLKTFLEMIGKPAVLEVEPPINEISKRRVMFYIRNGFKLNEYFYIQPPLGKDREELELKIMTYPNALSQGEFMVLKNEIYEKIYKLNI, encoded by the coding sequence ATGGAAATAATAAGAATTTTAAAAAGTGATTTTGAACCAATATACAATATTATGGAAGAGGCTTTTCCGGAAAATGAACGGCGCAGCAAAGAAGGGCAGTTGGCTCTTTTTGAAGATGAATTATACAAGATTTACGCCGACAAGGAGAAAACCGTATTTATTGCATTTTGGGAATTAAGCGAATATGTTTTTATCGAGCACTTTGCATCTTTAAAGTCACAAAGAGGGACTGGCATAGGCGGAACTTTTTTAAAAACATTTTTAGAAATGATTGGAAAGCCTGCCGTGCTTGAAGTTGAACCGCCTATAAACGAAATTTCAAAAAGGCGGGTTATGTTTTATATACGGAATGGTTTTAAATTAAATGAATATTTTTATATTCAGCCGCCTCTTGGTAAAGACCGTGAAGAGCTTGAACTTAAGATTATGACTTATCCAAACGCTCTTTCTCAGGGTGAATTTATGGTTTTAAAAAATGAAATATATGAAAAGATTTATAAGCTTAATATTTAA
- a CDS encoding DUF554 domain-containing protein gives MLGTIVNSLAILFGGSAGLLLRGGISERYKEIIISVLGLSVAFIGLSTALEGLMSGEAEPILYIISLVLGSIIGEFIKIEQRIESVGDIIQHKIGSNGGNVSQGFVMASLTYCVGTMAILGAIESGIQGVHTTLFTKSVLDGITAIIFASTLGIGVLFSAFSVFVYQGILTLLASYIQQYMTGDMMREISIIGGIMIFAIGINMLEIKKFKIGNMLPAVFIPVIFYLPPVHMVFEFITSLF, from the coding sequence ATGCTTGGAACAATTGTTAATTCTTTAGCTATTTTGTTTGGAGGTTCAGCCGGGCTTTTGCTTAGAGGAGGAATAAGCGAAAGATATAAAGAAATCATAATTAGCGTATTGGGTTTATCCGTTGCGTTTATCGGGCTGTCAACCGCACTTGAAGGTCTGATGAGCGGCGAAGCGGAACCTATTCTATATATTATAAGCTTGGTTTTAGGCTCTATAATAGGAGAATTTATCAAAATAGAACAGAGGATTGAATCTGTAGGAGATATAATACAGCATAAAATAGGCAGTAACGGCGGGAATGTTTCACAGGGGTTTGTTATGGCGAGCCTTACATACTGCGTAGGAACTATGGCAATACTTGGAGCTATTGAAAGCGGCATACAGGGAGTACACACAACATTGTTTACAAAATCGGTTCTTGACGGTATAACTGCTATTATATTCGCCTCTACGTTAGGTATAGGCGTATTGTTTTCTGCTTTTTCTGTTTTTGTATATCAAGGAATATTAACGCTTCTGGCGTCATACATTCAGCAGTATATGACGGGAGATATGATGCGTGAAATTTCTATTATAGGCGGAATTATGATATTTGCTATTGGAATTAACATGCTTGAAATAAAAAAATTTAAAATAGGCAATATGCTTCCCGCTGTGTTTATACCGGTTATATTTTATCTGCCGCCGGTACACATGGTTTTTGAATTTATAACAAGTCTATTCTGA
- the coaE gene encoding dephospho-CoA kinase (Dephospho-CoA kinase (CoaE) performs the final step in coenzyme A biosynthesis.), whose translation MKIIGLTGGTGSGKGVVNRLLFDMGAFIIDSDKIAHDIILKGKPAYNELVGYFGSSVLDGDGEIIRKKLGEIVFKDKGEKLDFLNSCTHKYIFEEISMELKKAESEGKTAVIDAPLLLEGNFKSLCTEVWVVYADESTRLKRIIERDKIDVEHGKNRIASQKPWSYYESHADVVIYNSGSIDDLKEQVYKYYKP comes from the coding sequence TTGAAAATAATCGGTTTAACCGGCGGAACGGGAAGCGGCAAAGGAGTTGTCAACAGACTGTTATTTGATATGGGCGCTTTTATAATTGATTCTGATAAGATAGCGCATGACATAATATTAAAAGGGAAACCGGCTTATAATGAATTAGTCGGATATTTCGGCAGTTCTGTTTTGGACGGAGACGGGGAGATTATAAGGAAAAAGCTTGGGGAAATAGTGTTTAAAGACAAAGGCGAAAAGCTTGATTTTTTAAACAGCTGTACCCATAAATATATTTTTGAAGAGATTTCTATGGAATTGAAAAAAGCAGAATCGGAAGGAAAAACTGCCGTAATTGACGCGCCGCTTCTTCTTGAAGGCAATTTTAAGTCGTTATGCACTGAAGTGTGGGTCGTATATGCGGATGAAAGCACAAGGCTCAAGAGGATTATAGAACGCGACAAAATTGACGTCGAACATGGAAAAAACCGCATTGCTTCACAAAAGCCATGGAGTTATTACGAGAGCCATGCGGATGTGGTAATATATAACAGCGGCAGTATTGATGATTTGAAGGAGCAGGTTTATAAATATTATAAACCGTAA